One Fuerstiella marisgermanici DNA window includes the following coding sequences:
- a CDS encoding response regulator transcription factor, translating into MSNEYNTPDEAAPEKTAAAKMRERPQCVYVIDDEIQVLDVIALQLNAAGYNVRTFSRAIEFLEALHELESGVVLSDQRMPELNGLQVQQQLQPFGHKFSLILLSGYPETSVAVTAMKQGAVTVLDKPYNKDQLLASLKDAFAVLNRASSDEQGLPPMLAQGERYLDRLSMRERQVVDLVYEGETNKSIGIRLGISIKTVEKHRGKAMRKMEVSSLAELIRLMDRELRGSSNP; encoded by the coding sequence TTGAGTAACGAATACAACACACCCGACGAAGCCGCGCCGGAAAAAACGGCCGCCGCGAAAATGCGCGAACGCCCTCAGTGCGTCTACGTTATCGATGACGAGATTCAGGTGCTGGACGTAATCGCCCTGCAGCTAAACGCGGCCGGCTACAATGTGCGCACGTTCTCACGGGCGATTGAGTTTCTGGAAGCGTTGCACGAACTGGAATCCGGCGTTGTGCTGTCCGACCAGCGAATGCCTGAGCTTAACGGGTTGCAGGTGCAGCAGCAGTTGCAGCCATTCGGTCACAAGTTCTCTCTGATTCTGTTGTCAGGCTACCCGGAAACCAGCGTCGCCGTCACCGCCATGAAGCAGGGTGCGGTCACAGTGCTGGATAAGCCGTACAACAAGGACCAGTTGCTGGCGTCACTGAAAGATGCCTTTGCCGTCCTGAATCGAGCGTCCAGCGATGAACAGGGACTGCCTCCCATGTTGGCCCAAGGCGAACGTTATCTCGACCGACTTTCGATGCGTGAACGGCAGGTGGTCGATCTGGTTTACGAAGGCGAAACCAATAAGTCGATCGGCATTCGCCTGGGGATCAGCATTAAGACGGTGGAAAAACACCGGGGTAAAGCGATGCGGAAAATGGAAGTCTCCAGCCTCGCAGAATTGATCCGCCTGATGGACCGGGAACTCCGCGGGTCAAGTAACCCGTAG
- a CDS encoding CTP synthase, whose amino-acid sequence MTRHIFVTGGVVSSLGKGLTSASIGMLLERRGLTVRMQKLDPYINVDPGTMSPYQHGEVYVLDDGSETDLDLGHYERFTSSPLNRDSNYTTGQIYQTVIEKERRGEYLGRTVQVVPHITDEIKASIRRLAAPDVDVVITELGGTIGDIEGLPFLEAIRQIPLDIGKEKCLFIHLTLVPYLKAAREAKTKPTQHSVQQLRTIGIQPDILVCRTERPIGREHTDKIALFCNVEKRAVIEEVDKEYSIYEVPMGLVEHKLDELIIEKLGMEAGQLQLDDYRELIHRIRNPRHEVTIAVVGKYIEHRDAYKSIYESLDHAGFQHSTRIIAKRIEAEDLERQGAEALLKGVDGVLIPGGFGMRGVEGKIQAARYARENNVPYFGICLGMQVAVIEFARNVMGLQDANSSEFDGDTQHPVICLLEEQVGMVEKGGTMRLGSQPCVLAEGSNSLQAYGTVEINERHRHRYEFNPQYREQYIHAGMAPVGTSPDGGLVEIVEVTDHPWYVAVQYHPEFKSQPNKPHPLFTGFIGAALHQRQTRPKQLV is encoded by the coding sequence ATGACGCGGCATATTTTTGTTACGGGTGGAGTTGTCAGTTCGCTTGGAAAAGGACTGACGTCCGCATCCATCGGCATGTTGCTGGAACGTCGTGGCCTGACCGTCCGGATGCAGAAGCTGGACCCGTATATTAACGTCGATCCAGGTACGATGAGCCCCTATCAGCACGGCGAAGTGTATGTGCTGGATGATGGTTCTGAGACCGATCTGGACCTCGGCCATTACGAACGATTCACGTCCAGCCCACTGAATCGCGACTCCAACTACACCACCGGTCAGATCTACCAGACGGTAATCGAAAAAGAACGCCGCGGCGAATACCTGGGCCGCACCGTACAGGTGGTGCCCCACATCACGGACGAAATCAAAGCGAGCATCCGTCGTCTGGCTGCTCCGGATGTCGATGTCGTGATCACGGAACTCGGCGGCACAATTGGCGACATCGAAGGCTTGCCATTTCTGGAAGCCATCCGTCAGATCCCGCTGGACATCGGCAAAGAGAAATGCCTGTTCATTCACCTCACGCTGGTGCCGTATCTGAAGGCCGCTCGCGAAGCCAAGACCAAGCCGACTCAGCACAGCGTGCAGCAACTTCGCACGATCGGCATTCAGCCGGACATTCTGGTCTGTCGTACAGAACGACCGATCGGCCGCGAACATACCGACAAGATCGCCTTGTTTTGCAATGTCGAAAAGCGAGCCGTGATCGAAGAAGTCGACAAGGAGTATTCCATATACGAAGTGCCCATGGGCCTTGTCGAACACAAGCTGGACGAATTGATCATCGAGAAGCTGGGCATGGAAGCGGGCCAGCTACAGCTGGACGATTATCGCGAATTGATTCATCGCATTCGCAACCCGCGGCACGAAGTAACGATCGCCGTCGTTGGGAAGTACATCGAGCACCGCGACGCCTACAAATCGATTTACGAATCACTGGACCATGCCGGATTTCAGCATTCAACTCGCATCATCGCCAAGCGTATCGAAGCGGAAGACCTGGAACGTCAGGGCGCTGAAGCTTTGCTGAAAGGCGTGGATGGCGTGTTGATCCCTGGCGGGTTCGGCATGCGAGGCGTCGAAGGAAAAATTCAGGCGGCACGGTACGCTCGTGAGAACAACGTACCGTACTTTGGCATTTGCCTGGGCATGCAGGTTGCCGTGATTGAATTCGCACGCAACGTGATGGGCCTGCAGGACGCGAACAGCAGCGAATTCGACGGCGACACTCAACACCCCGTCATTTGCCTGCTGGAAGAACAGGTTGGCATGGTCGAAAAAGGAGGCACCATGCGGCTGGGCAGTCAGCCGTGCGTGCTGGCCGAAGGTTCCAACTCGTTACAGGCCTACGGCACGGTGGAAATCAACGAACGTCACCGACACCGGTATGAATTCAACCCGCAGTATCGCGAACAGTACATCCACGCGGGCATGGCGCCAGTAGGAACCAGTCCGGATGGCGGCCTTGTGGAAATTGTTGAAGTCACCGACCATCCGTGGTACGTGGCCGTGCAATATCATCCGGAATTCAAGTCTCAACCCAACAAGCCGCATCCACTGTTTACCGGCTTTATCGGAGCCGCGCTGCACCAGCGTCAGACTCGACCAAAACAGTTGGTTTGA
- a CDS encoding very short patch repair endonuclease: protein MADVHSQEQRSFNMSRIRGKDTKPEMIVRSLVHRMGFRFRLHRKDLPGKPDLVLPRLQKVIQVHGCFWHMHRCRYGKVVPKTNAEFWQAKRQGNVDRDRRNQRLLKRQGWDQLVIWECWTREPASKVVPRLEKFLRCD, encoded by the coding sequence ATGGCGGACGTGCATTCTCAAGAGCAGCGATCCTTCAACATGTCGCGAATCCGCGGGAAGGACACGAAGCCTGAGATGATTGTGCGTTCACTCGTGCATCGAATGGGTTTCCGCTTTCGGCTGCACAGAAAAGATCTGCCCGGCAAGCCCGACCTTGTGCTGCCTCGGCTGCAAAAAGTCATTCAGGTACACGGCTGCTTCTGGCACATGCATCGGTGCAGATACGGTAAGGTCGTTCCGAAAACGAATGCGGAATTCTGGCAGGCAAAGCGCCAAGGCAACGTTGATCGGGATCGTCGCAATCAACGGCTGCTGAAACGTCAGGGGTGGGATCAGCTGGTGATTTGGGAATGCTGGACTCGCGAACCTGCTTCGAAAGTGGTTCCGCGGTTAGAAAAATTCCTGCGCTGCGATTGA
- the larB gene encoding nickel pincer cofactor biosynthesis protein LarB: MLPDSRQLRDILATFLPDPDALNSAVNAITSATTAEVPGAAVDIDRASRCGFPEVVYGEGKPAELIVEILQRQAAAGQAGFVTRVSPEQAAVVQQAFPNVHYNHVARTLTMKNVSAPGVSDAEPAVAVISAGSCDAAVAQESLETLRWMDVPAVLIEDVGVAGPQRLIKHVPLLQRMSAIVCVAGMEAALPSVVGGYVSCPIIGVPTSVGYGASFGGVTALLSMLTCCASNVVAVNIDGGFRGGYVAGMIATRAASSRDDD, from the coding sequence ATGCTGCCAGATTCACGACAACTTCGCGACATTCTGGCAACATTTCTGCCGGACCCCGACGCGTTGAATTCCGCCGTCAACGCGATCACCAGCGCCACGACCGCGGAAGTCCCCGGCGCAGCTGTGGATATTGATCGAGCGTCCCGGTGCGGATTTCCGGAGGTCGTGTACGGCGAAGGCAAACCGGCCGAATTGATTGTTGAGATTCTCCAGCGTCAAGCCGCCGCTGGACAAGCCGGATTTGTGACTCGCGTTTCGCCGGAGCAGGCGGCCGTCGTTCAGCAGGCGTTCCCCAATGTCCACTACAATCACGTCGCCAGAACGCTGACGATGAAGAATGTTTCGGCGCCTGGTGTTTCCGACGCGGAACCTGCCGTGGCCGTCATCAGCGCCGGAAGTTGCGATGCAGCGGTGGCTCAGGAATCTCTGGAAACCCTGCGCTGGATGGATGTGCCGGCGGTGCTGATCGAAGACGTCGGCGTGGCTGGACCTCAACGGCTGATCAAACATGTTCCGCTGCTTCAGCGGATGTCGGCGATCGTTTGCGTGGCGGGAATGGAAGCCGCGCTGCCATCTGTCGTAGGCGGCTATGTGAGCTGCCCGATTATTGGCGTGCCGACATCGGTGGGCTACGGTGCGTCGTTCGGCGGCGTAACGGCGCTGCTGTCGATGTTGACCTGTTGCGCATCGAACGTTGTCGCGGTGAATATCGACGGTGGTTTTCGAGGCGGCTATGTGGCAGGAATGATCGCCACGCGCGCTGCCAGTTCCCGGGACGACGACTGA
- a CDS encoding response regulator, with the protein MSAKKIVVIEDDREISNTVQTVLKSAGYDVSAATNGNDGRKLIMSSEPDLVLTDMMMPRMGGFPVLEFINDLDKRPKVIMMTANEGSRHKAYAEMLGVVDYLRKPFAMEVLLESVSRALNSD; encoded by the coding sequence GTGAGCGCAAAGAAAATTGTGGTGATTGAAGATGATCGAGAGATCTCAAACACTGTGCAGACCGTGTTGAAATCAGCCGGGTACGACGTGTCTGCCGCAACGAATGGCAACGATGGTCGTAAATTGATCATGTCTTCCGAGCCCGATCTTGTGCTGACCGACATGATGATGCCTCGCATGGGGGGATTCCCGGTTCTGGAATTCATCAACGATCTGGACAAGCGGCCCAAGGTCATCATGATGACGGCGAACGAAGGCAGTCGGCACAAGGCATATGCGGAAATGCTGGGCGTTGTCGATTATCTGCGAAAGCCCTTCGCTATGGAGGTCCTGCTGGAATCCGTCAGTCGCGCTTTGAATTCTGATTAA
- a CDS encoding UbiD family decarboxylase → MGYANLQQCVADLEKTGQLIRIAEPVDANLEAAEIHRRVYAAGGPALLFDNVVDCQFPMVSNLFGTMDRARYIFRDALKHVETLISLKKDPTTLLRSPLKAPGVAGTLLSMRPALRRSGPVMQNETSISKLPQLKCWPDDGGAFITLPQVYTEHPDRPGYVNSNLGMYRVQLGGNQYKKDRQVGLHYQIHRSIGFHHSAALEKGERLKVNIFVGGPPSMTLAAVMPLPDGIPEVAFAGALSRRAVRMVRQKDAPMICAEADFCITGTVAAEELPEGPFGDHLGYYSLVHDFPVVDVHKVYHRSDAIWPFTVVGRPPQEDTVFGELIHELTGPAIPTVLPGVKAVHAVDEAGVHPLLLAIGNERYVPYATKRQPQELLTNANAILGQGQLSLAKYLFIAAHQDNPNLDINDVAAFFGHMLERIDLTRDLHFQTRTTIDTLDYTGTGLNEGSKLIVAAAGERIRSLPTEVPSDLTLPPGFSSPCVCLPGVLAITAPKWSTASPGSDPIPQQFCDALSVEAVINRFPLVVLVDDAEFCARSFGNFLWVTFTRSNPAADVYGIGAFTEQKHWGFRGSLVIDARLKSHMAPPLECDPKVTEKVDRLFSKSGALHGLA, encoded by the coding sequence ATGGGTTATGCCAACCTTCAACAATGTGTTGCCGACCTGGAAAAAACAGGACAGCTGATTCGCATTGCCGAACCTGTTGACGCCAACCTCGAAGCGGCCGAAATTCATCGTCGTGTTTATGCGGCTGGCGGGCCGGCGTTACTGTTCGACAACGTTGTGGACTGCCAGTTTCCCATGGTCAGCAATCTGTTCGGCACCATGGATCGAGCACGCTACATCTTCCGTGACGCCTTGAAGCATGTGGAAACACTGATCAGCTTAAAAAAGGATCCCACCACACTTCTGCGAAGTCCTCTCAAGGCACCCGGCGTTGCTGGAACTCTGCTGTCGATGCGGCCAGCACTGCGACGTTCCGGGCCGGTCATGCAGAACGAAACATCGATCAGCAAGCTTCCCCAGTTAAAGTGCTGGCCCGACGATGGCGGCGCGTTTATCACTCTGCCGCAGGTCTACACCGAACATCCCGATCGACCCGGGTATGTGAATTCAAATCTCGGTATGTATCGAGTGCAACTCGGTGGCAACCAATACAAAAAGGACCGCCAGGTCGGACTGCATTATCAAATTCATCGCAGCATCGGCTTTCATCATTCGGCCGCGCTGGAGAAGGGCGAACGACTGAAGGTGAATATCTTTGTCGGAGGCCCGCCATCGATGACACTGGCCGCCGTGATGCCACTGCCCGACGGAATTCCGGAAGTCGCTTTTGCCGGCGCATTATCGCGTCGCGCCGTTCGGATGGTTCGGCAGAAAGACGCTCCCATGATCTGCGCCGAAGCGGACTTCTGCATCACGGGAACAGTTGCGGCCGAAGAACTTCCCGAAGGCCCGTTTGGCGATCATCTGGGCTACTACAGTTTGGTTCACGACTTTCCCGTCGTGGACGTTCATAAGGTGTACCACCGCAGCGATGCCATTTGGCCGTTTACTGTCGTCGGTCGACCGCCTCAGGAAGACACCGTGTTCGGTGAGCTGATTCATGAACTCACCGGCCCCGCAATCCCCACTGTGTTGCCGGGCGTGAAGGCCGTTCATGCCGTGGACGAAGCCGGCGTGCATCCACTGCTGCTGGCCATCGGCAACGAACGCTACGTGCCCTACGCAACCAAACGGCAACCTCAGGAGCTACTCACAAACGCCAACGCGATTCTGGGGCAGGGGCAGTTGTCGCTGGCCAAATATCTATTCATTGCAGCTCACCAGGATAACCCCAACCTGGACATCAACGACGTGGCGGCGTTCTTCGGCCACATGCTGGAACGGATCGACCTCACGCGTGATCTGCATTTTCAGACTCGCACGACAATCGACACACTCGACTACACGGGTACGGGTTTGAACGAAGGTTCCAAACTGATTGTGGCAGCGGCAGGTGAGCGAATACGCTCATTGCCAACGGAAGTGCCGTCAGACCTGACTTTGCCGCCGGGCTTCAGTTCGCCGTGCGTCTGTTTACCAGGAGTACTCGCGATTACCGCCCCGAAATGGTCAACCGCATCGCCTGGCAGCGACCCAATCCCGCAGCAGTTCTGCGACGCTCTTTCTGTCGAGGCAGTGATCAACCGTTTCCCACTGGTGGTGCTGGTCGACGACGCCGAGTTCTGTGCGCGATCGTTCGGCAACTTTCTGTGGGTTACGTTCACTCGTTCTAACCCAGCAGCCGACGTTTATGGAATTGGTGCCTTCACTGAACAGAAGCACTGGGGCTTTCGCGGCAGCCTTGTAATTGATGCTCGACTGAAATCCCACATGGCACCACCGCTGGAATGCGACCCTAAGGTCACTGAGAAAGTCGACCGACTGTTTAGCAAATCCGGGGCGTTGCATGGTCTTGCCTGA